One Sulfurimonas sp. genomic region harbors:
- a CDS encoding P-II family nitrogen regulator — MKRIEAVIKPFKLEDVKDALAEIGITGMTVSEVKGYGRQKGHSELYRGAEYVVDFLPKIKMEMVVDDKDVDQVTSAIVEAARTGKIGDGKIFVSDIEKIIRIRTGETDAEAI; from the coding sequence ATGAAAAGAATAGAAGCGGTTATAAAACCATTTAAATTAGAAGATGTAAAAGATGCACTTGCAGAGATCGGTATTACTGGTATGACTGTAAGTGAAGTAAAAGGATATGGACGTCAAAAAGGTCATTCTGAGCTTTACCGTGGTGCAGAATATGTAGTTGACTTTTTACCAAAGATCAAAATGGAGATGGTAGTTGACGATAAAGATGTAGATCAAGTTACATCTGCTATCGTAGAAGCAGCTCGTACTGGTAAAATCGGTGATGGTAAAATATTCGTTAGTGATATTGAAAAAATTATCCGTATCCGTACAGGTGAAACTGACGCAGAAGCTATATAG